One window of Triticum dicoccoides isolate Atlit2015 ecotype Zavitan chromosome 5A, WEW_v2.0, whole genome shotgun sequence genomic DNA carries:
- the LOC119302278 gene encoding putative clathrin assembly protein At1g25240, with amino-acid sequence MTTARQWWQRAAAAAKDKKSLCLTRAAGALRSPARVRGGAAELDAAVIRATSHDDRFVDRGAAARVLDLARASSPSPLVWALARRAGRTRCWAVALKALMLAHRLLLLAQPRAGGRVPFDLADFRDRSSAGLSALVRAYFRFLDARSLFAAEEDDDAGAEDEETRLLDHVSRRQHLLDLLMQIRPYGDGMERQSLVLDAMECAVVEIFDVYGQVRAGIAEYLVAALGGSAPTAPAPRPRTGETVATARRRRAMQGVRVLRKEAEQSALVSSYFELCRTLGVLSAAEFPAVERVPDHDIRDLEKLIMADVEDGGCTVEQDNEAKALVVPMEGAGVASTTVATKEWMVFDDDAGTGVRQGHFGYYVNPFLTNLTGLGET; translated from the coding sequence ATGACGACGGCGCGGCAGTGGTGGCAGCGCGCGGCCGCGGCGGCCAAGGACAAGAAGAGCCTGTGCCTGACGCGCGCGGCGGGGGCGCTGCGCTCGCCGGCCAGGGTCAGGGGCGGCGCGGCCGAACTGGACGCGGCGGTCATCCGCGCCACCAGCCACGACGACCGCTTCGTGGACCGCGGCGCCGCGGCGCGGGTGCTGGACCTGGCGCGCGCGTCCTCGCCGTCGCCGCTCGTGTGGGCGCTGGCGCGCCGCGCGGGCCGGACGCGCTGCTGGGCCGTGGCGCTCAAGGCGCTCATGCTCGCGCACCGCCTGCTCCTCCTCGCGCAGCCCCGCGCCGGCGGCCGCGTGCCCTTCGACCTCGCCGACTTCCGGGACCGCTCCTCGGCCGGCCTCTCCGCCCTCGTGCGCGCCTACTTCCGCTTCCTCGACGCCCGCTCCCTCTTCGCCGCCGAGGAAGACGACGAcgccggcgccgaggacgaggagaCGCGCCTGCTGGACCACGTGTCCAGGCGCCAGCACCTGCTCGACCTGCTCATGCAGATCCGCCCCTACGGGGACGGCATGGAGCGGCAGAGCCTCGTCCTCGACGCCATGGAATGCGCCGTCGTCGAGATCTTCGACGTGTACGGCCAGGTGCGCGCCGGCATCGCCGAGTACCTCGTCGCCGCCCTCGGGGGCTCGGCGCCGACCGCGCCGGCACCTCGGCCTCGGACGGGAGAGACcgtggcgacggcgaggcggcgcaGGGCCATGCAGGGGGTGCGGGTGCTGCGGAAGGAGGCGGAGCAGAGCGCACTGGTGTCGTCCTACTTCGAGCTCTGCCGGACCCTCGGCGTGCTCAGCGCCGCCGAGTTCCCGGCCGTGGAGCGCGTCCCGGACCACGACATCAGGGATCTCGAGAAGCTCATCATGGCCGACGTCGAAGACGGCGGCTGCACGGTGGAGCAGGACAACGAAGCGAAGGCGCTGGTGGTCCCCATGGAGGGCGCCGGCGTGGCGTCGACGACGGTGGCCACGAAAGAGTGGATGGTGTTCGACGACGATGCGGGTACCGGCGTTAGGCAAGGGCATTTCGGTTATTACGTCAACCCGTTCCTAACCAACTTGACGGGGTTAGGCGAGACGTGA